The Sceloporus undulatus isolate JIND9_A2432 ecotype Alabama unplaced genomic scaffold, SceUnd_v1.1 scaffold_16979, whole genome shotgun sequence genome includes the window CTTTTTAAAATGCCCAGCACGTTTATCTCAACTCCTGTTTTTAGCACCCTTGAATAAAAGTAAGAATAAACTGCCATAGAGCATAAGAACTCCTTAAGAATCTAAAATCAATTGTGAACTAACATTTGTGAATAACCAGATGCAAACAAAGGACAGATACAGAGCAGTTAGTTTTATTGCTCCTTATAGCTGCAGAGTATAAGTTAAGCAAAGTGAACTACCCAAGAAAGCTAGCAGAGCCCAAGTGAGTGGCACTGCACACAGAGAAGTCAGTCTTACGGCAGAGACCTCAGTCTGAAGACCAGTCACTTTCTTTTTCAGCTCTTCCCCTTGAGCCTCTTTGGCATTTAGCTCTTCCTTCAGTTGTTCTACCTGCCACgacattgttatttttatatttatattataatgtTGTCCTGTCAGGCTCCCTCAGCCAGCAGGGAAAAGATGAACAGAGAGAAGACTGTATCTTTGTCAACATATTCATAAATACACAAGATCTTGAAAATAACTCTGCCCTCTTTAATTTACatccaaaaaatattttgcatataatGCAATACAGAGAGGCCATGCCATTATTTAAAACAACCTTCCAAACCACTTTCCAAATTTGCTGGACTCCAAGTCCCATCACCCACAGTATAGTGATTGTGGATGTTGGAAAATGCAATCCAACACATGTGGAGGGCATTGGTTTGGGTTGAGAAAGGCTTATCTAGAATATACCACCAATCCTTTAGCAATTGGATACAGTGTGGTAATTAGAAAAAATTGGAAGGTGGGACAATCAGTGAATTACAGAATCCAGAGGCAAACAATGGTGACAACTGGCAGCCTGAAATGCCTTTTCAAAAGCTTCACATAACATGCCAGCCATGATTGCACCTGGTTCACCCACAGTTATTAATATTAAGGAAACCAACCAATTAGATTATTAAATATACTTTGTGGAcctctgcattaaaaaaattgtCCAGAAACACATGTGGTTACTAACTGGAACAGGGGCATTTGGTTGTAATAAGCCTACTGTTACTGACAATATTCAGTACTCTGTGTTTTATTGTCGCTTTAAAACACTTCTTGGACAGAATATAAAAATGATTAAGTAAATAGCTGCCAAACAACATGTGATAATCAATTAATAATTATGGGGACTCAATGATTATTGGGGGAAATTccaattcatatttttaaagaaaatctaaacTGTTTTCCAAATATCTAACATGATGTTGCCTCTGAACAACTATAATATTCAAAAGATT containing:
- the LOC121918564 gene encoding ELKS/Rab6-interacting/CAST family member 1-like — translated: MERGLRDLEEEIQMLKSNGALSTEEREEEMKQMEVYRSHSKFMKNKVEQLKEELNAKEAQGEELKKKVTGLQTEVSAVRLTSLCAVPLTWALLAFLGSSLCLTYTLQL